The Hemibagrus wyckioides isolate EC202008001 linkage group LG12, SWU_Hwy_1.0, whole genome shotgun sequence genome includes a window with the following:
- the LOC131362710 gene encoding basic proline-rich protein-like: PPPPPPPPPPPPPPPPPPPPPPPPPPPPPPPPPPPPPPPPPPPPPPPPPPPPPPPPPPPPPPPPPPPPPPPPPPPPPPPPPPPPPPPPPPPPPPPPPPPPPPPPPPPPPPPPPPPPPPPPPPPPPPPPPPPPPPPPPPPPPPPPPPPPPPPPPPPPPPPPPPPPPPPPPPPPPPPPPPPPPPPPPPPPPPPPPPPPPPPPPPPPPPPPPPPPPPPPPPPPPPPPPPPPPPPPPPPPPPPPPPPPPPPPPPPPPPPPPPPPPPPPPPPPPPPPPPPPPPPPPPPPPPPPPPPPPPPPPPPPPPPPPPPPPPPPP, from the coding sequence ccaccaccaccaccaccaccaccaccaccgccaccaccaccaccaccaccaccaccaccaccgccaccaccaccaccaccaccaccgccaccaccaccgccaccaccaccgccaccaccaccaccaccaccgccaccaccaccaccaccaccaccaccaccaccaccaccaccaccaccgccaccaccaccaccaccaccaccaccaccaccgccaccaccaccaccaccaccaccaccaccgccaccaccaccaccaccaccaccgccaccaccaccaccaccaccaccaccaccaccaccaccaccaccaccaccaccaccaccaccaccaccaccaccaccaccaccgccaccaccaccaccaccaccaccaccaccaccgccaccaccaccaccaccaccaccaccaccaccaccaccaccaccaccaccaccaccaccaccaccaccaccaccaccaccgccaccaccaccaccaccaccaccaccaccgccaccaccaccaccgccaccaccaccgccaccaccaccaccaccaccaccgccaccaccaccaccaccaccaccaccaccaccaccaccaccaccaccaccaccaccaccaccgccaccaccaccaccgccaccaccaccgccaccgccaccaccaccaccaccaccaccaccaccaccaccgccaccaccaccaccaccaccaccaccgccaccaccaccaccaccaccaccaccaccaccaccaccaccaccgccaccaccaccaccgccaccaccaccaccaccaccgccaccaccaccgccaccaccaccaccaccaccaccaccaccaccaccgccaccaccaccaccaccaccaccaccaccaccaccaccaccaccaccaccaccaccaccaccaccgccaccaccaccaccaccaccaccaccaccaccaccaccg